A genomic segment from Deltaproteobacteria bacterium encodes:
- the tig gene encoding trigger factor, whose protein sequence is MKTILEDVSSVQKKIKIEVPADVVAQARIKAVHDLQKKVKVEGFRPGKVPSNIIEQRFAHEVQHETVEKVVDLTLAKAFKEAKVYPISRPEITPGLFAGTGGLSYTATFDVLPAIPITEKDYKGLKLEKTEIEVTKEEVESELIRLQKAMTQLEPAPAETVLVKGLVAVIDFKGTAEGKSFKGGEAKDYVIEFGDGEMLGDFEKGIEGAKVGEVRKISFDYPKDYFNKELAGKKAQFDITVKEIRTKNVPKLDDDFAKDLGQYKTLEDVKVDLEKRIVGVKEVHQKGELFNQILKQLVDKIKFEAPQSLITSELRHMLEQFAQEIQKRGQKLDDVKAEEVLKEFQPEAENRVRSFLILDKIVEEASMDATDKELEDRLESMAKQVKRPLAEIKAHYEKNNLLGSLKNRILHEKSLEFVLNEAKIKVVKSKNDKKRPQK, encoded by the coding sequence ATGAAAACTATTCTTGAAGATGTCAGTTCTGTCCAAAAAAAAATAAAAATTGAAGTGCCCGCCGATGTTGTTGCGCAAGCGCGTATAAAGGCCGTTCATGATTTGCAGAAAAAGGTGAAAGTTGAGGGTTTTCGCCCGGGGAAAGTGCCCTCCAACATTATTGAACAGCGTTTCGCCCATGAAGTTCAGCATGAAACGGTTGAAAAAGTGGTCGATTTAACTTTGGCCAAAGCTTTTAAAGAAGCAAAAGTTTATCCCATTTCCCGCCCCGAAATCACGCCGGGGCTTTTTGCGGGTACAGGCGGTCTGTCTTATACCGCCACGTTTGATGTTTTGCCCGCAATTCCCATCACAGAAAAAGATTACAAAGGACTCAAACTCGAAAAAACAGAAATTGAAGTCACCAAAGAAGAAGTCGAATCGGAATTAATCCGTCTTCAAAAAGCAATGACACAGTTGGAGCCCGCCCCCGCGGAAACTGTTTTGGTTAAAGGGCTTGTGGCGGTGATTGATTTCAAGGGAACGGCGGAAGGGAAATCTTTCAAAGGGGGAGAAGCTAAAGATTATGTGATCGAGTTTGGCGATGGCGAAATGTTGGGCGATTTTGAAAAAGGGATTGAGGGCGCCAAAGTTGGTGAGGTGCGCAAAATCAGTTTTGATTATCCAAAAGATTATTTTAACAAGGAACTTGCGGGGAAAAAGGCGCAGTTTGATATAACCGTCAAAGAAATTCGCACAAAAAATGTTCCAAAACTCGATGACGATTTTGCAAAAGATTTGGGACAATATAAAACTCTTGAGGATGTAAAAGTCGATTTGGAAAAAAGGATTGTTGGGGTAAAAGAGGTACATCAGAAGGGGGAACTTTTTAACCAAATTCTCAAACAATTGGTCGATAAAATCAAATTTGAAGCACCACAATCATTAATTACAAGTGAATTACGACATATGTTGGAACAATTTGCTCAAGAAATCCAAAAACGGGGACAAAAACTCGATGATGTAAAAGCGGAGGAGGTTTTGAAAGAATTCCAACCGGAAGCTGAAAACCGGGTCCGTAGTTTTCTGATCCTCGATAAAATCGTTGAAGAGGCTTCAATGGATGCAACGGACAAAGAATTGGAAGATCGTTTGGAGTCCATGGCCAAACAGGTGAAGCGGCCTTTGGCAGAGATTAAGGCGCATTACGAGAAAAACAATCTGCTCGGATCCTTAAAAAATCGCATTTTACACGAGAAATCCCTTGAATTTGTCCTCAACGAGGCTAAAATCAAGGTTGTAAAGTCGAAAAATGACAAAAAACGGCCTCAAAAATAG
- the argH gene encoding argininosuccinate lyase produces MKALWGGRFKKEMHPLLKEFSYSLNVDWELFDAEIAVDIAWAKMLGHIGIITQDESAKLVNGLKAISKELQPVDPNAPFEDVHTLIQTHLEKKIGNVAKKIHTGRSRNDLVVTSTRIYLKQKISEIDAALKKTETALLHTAQKAGDGIVAGVTHLRKAQPILLAHHLLAYVAMLDEDRSRLNDLLKRVDVLPLGSAALAGSSLPIDQKFLAKELSFSKIAGNSLAAVSDRGFLTEFLSDLAILWVHLSRLSEDFILWNSEFFNYVEIDDAFATGSSLMPQKKNPDVFELIRGRTGSIFGHLQALLTVQKGLPLSYNRDLQEDKPAVFDAARKTKLALEILSETLSTISFNKEAFKKSVAEDHLFSTDLLEYLVRKKVPFSEAHETVGKIVRHAEEAGKNLSQLPVKIWQQFSEYFESDVLDLFKPETSVEAKKTKGSTNPTFVKAERTKWEKALK; encoded by the coding sequence ATGAAAGCGTTATGGGGCGGGCGTTTCAAAAAAGAAATGCATCCTCTTTTAAAAGAGTTCAGTTATTCACTCAATGTTGATTGGGAATTGTTTGACGCCGAAATCGCCGTCGATATTGCCTGGGCAAAAATGTTGGGGCACATCGGTATTATCACCCAAGACGAATCCGCAAAATTGGTGAATGGACTGAAGGCGATCAGCAAAGAATTGCAACCCGTCGATCCAAACGCCCCCTTTGAAGATGTCCACACACTCATTCAAACGCATCTTGAGAAAAAAATCGGCAACGTCGCCAAAAAAATTCACACGGGTCGGAGCAGAAATGATTTGGTCGTCACTTCTACCCGCATCTATCTCAAACAAAAAATTTCGGAGATTGATGCCGCGCTGAAAAAAACAGAAACGGCTTTGCTCCATACGGCGCAAAAAGCGGGAGACGGTATTGTTGCGGGTGTTACGCATCTTAGAAAAGCCCAACCCATTTTATTGGCGCATCATTTGTTGGCTTATGTGGCGATGCTCGACGAAGATCGCTCTCGCTTGAATGATCTTCTAAAAAGAGTCGATGTGTTGCCGCTGGGTTCCGCGGCCCTTGCAGGTTCTTCGCTCCCCATCGACCAAAAATTTCTGGCGAAGGAGTTGAGTTTTTCAAAAATCGCGGGCAACTCTCTGGCGGCGGTAAGTGACCGCGGATTTTTAACCGAATTTTTAAGCGACCTCGCTATTTTATGGGTTCATCTCTCGCGTCTTTCCGAAGATTTTATTTTGTGGAATTCCGAATTTTTTAACTATGTGGAAATCGACGACGCTTTTGCCACGGGTTCCAGTCTTATGCCGCAGAAAAAAAATCCGGATGTTTTTGAACTCATCCGCGGGCGGACGGGCTCAATTTTTGGACATTTGCAGGCGCTTCTCACCGTGCAAAAAGGTCTTCCGTTAAGTTACAATCGCGATCTTCAGGAAGACAAACCCGCCGTTTTTGATGCGGCCCGAAAAACAAAACTCGCACTGGAAATTCTGTCCGAAACATTGTCGACCATTTCTTTCAACAAAGAGGCATTCAAAAAATCGGTTGCCGAAGATCATCTCTTTTCAACGGACCTGCTGGAATATCTGGTCCGCAAAAAAGTGCCCTTCAGCGAGGCCCACGAAACGGTCGGGAAAATTGTCCGCCACGCCGAAGAAGCAGGAAAAAACTTAAGCCAACTTCCCGTAAAAATATGGCAACAGTTTTCCGAATATTTTGAATCAGATGTGTTGGACCTCTTCAAACCCGAAACCTCCGTCGAAGCAAAAAAAACCAAAGGCTCCACCAACCCCACCTTCGTAAAAGCAGAACGAACAAAATGGGAAAAAGCGTTGAAATAA
- a CDS encoding argininosuccinate synthase: MFLDDKKELTMKKVVLAYSGGLDTSCAVKWIKDRYDCEVICFSAFIGEVADKEKLNQKAKSAGACKIFVEDLKEEFAHAFILPALWANARYEGGYPLATALGRPLIAKHLVRIAEQENADAVAHGCTGKGNDQVRIEVGVRTLNSSLEIIAPLREWEFKSREEEIDYARKNNIPVDATKASPYSIDKNIWGIAIEAGILEDPWLEAPEEAYVMTKGLDKVPATPCYLEIEFEKGIPVALDGQKKSLVDLIETLNQIAGEYGVGRFDQIENRLVGIKSREIYEAPAAHVLLTAHKELEGMVMDREFLHYKELLSKKYAELVYFGLWFSPLKESLDQFFKSNQNKVTGKIRIKLDKGHATCVGRQSPHSLYFEKLATYSEKDAFDRNAAKGFLKIWGLPYEGINKK, from the coding sequence ATGTTTTTGGATGACAAAAAGGAGCTTACAATGAAAAAAGTGGTTCTGGCTTATTCGGGGGGGTTGGATACTTCCTGCGCTGTGAAGTGGATCAAAGATCGCTACGATTGTGAGGTCATCTGTTTTTCCGCGTTTATCGGAGAGGTGGCTGACAAAGAAAAACTCAACCAAAAAGCAAAATCTGCCGGCGCCTGCAAAATTTTTGTCGAAGATCTGAAAGAAGAATTTGCGCACGCATTTATTTTGCCCGCCCTCTGGGCCAATGCCCGCTATGAAGGGGGATATCCTTTAGCCACAGCACTTGGCAGACCTTTGATCGCAAAACATCTGGTGCGAATTGCGGAACAGGAAAATGCCGACGCCGTGGCGCACGGTTGCACTGGTAAGGGAAATGATCAGGTGCGCATTGAAGTGGGTGTGCGCACTCTCAACAGCTCTTTGGAAATTATCGCTCCACTCAGGGAGTGGGAATTCAAATCGCGCGAAGAAGAAATAGATTATGCGCGCAAAAATAATATTCCCGTCGACGCGACAAAAGCCTCCCCGTATTCGATCGACAAAAATATCTGGGGCATTGCGATTGAAGCCGGCATTCTGGAAGATCCGTGGCTCGAAGCCCCCGAAGAGGCTTATGTCATGACAAAGGGGCTTGATAAAGTTCCTGCAACGCCCTGTTATCTTGAAATTGAATTTGAAAAAGGAATTCCTGTTGCGCTCGATGGGCAGAAAAAATCACTCGTTGATCTGATTGAAACGCTCAATCAAATTGCGGGCGAATATGGTGTGGGACGTTTTGATCAAATCGAAAATCGTCTCGTCGGAATTAAAAGCCGCGAAATTTATGAAGCCCCGGCGGCCCACGTTTTACTCACGGCACACAAGGAACTTGAAGGCATGGTGATGGATCGCGAATTTTTGCATTACAAAGAACTCTTGTCGAAAAAATATGCGGAGTTGGTTTATTTTGGCCTCTGGTTTTCGCCGCTCAAAGAATCTCTCGACCAGTTTTTCAAATCAAATCAGAATAAAGTCACGGGAAAAATCCGCATCAAACTGGATAAAGGCCATGCAACATGCGTTGGCCGTCAATCTCCGCATTCTCTTTATTTCGAAAAGTTGGCGACTTACTCAGAGAAAGACGCCTTTGACCGGAACGCCGCGAAAGGTTTTTTGAAAATCTGGGGACTTCCCTACGAAGGGATAAATAAAAAATGA